A DNA window from bacterium contains the following coding sequences:
- the hflX gene encoding GTPase HflX translates to MQDSIEKVVIVGVRTQKTSKCNFDESMNELERLAETAGGRVIDRVEQTLNNPNSATFVGSGKLEFVKKVLEENEAFTVIFDDDLKPNQARNIGKVLGKDIKVIDRSGLILDIFATRARTNAAKIQVELAQLEYLLPRLAGMWGHLSRQYGGSIGARGPGETQLEIDRRVVRRRIATLKLKLEKIEKQRRTQRKGRSNSLRVAILGYTNAGKSTLLNKMTHANAYAEDKLFATLDPRTKILRTPECKTALLTDTVGFIRKLPHHLVESFRSTLAEAKEADILIIVADALHEALDDHLIVVEKELERMQLVDTPKILTINKIDLIDELRYSQLSCKYPEAVFISAQDGKGLNKLIEKIFTQDLHRVVR, encoded by the coding sequence ATGCAAGATAGTATTGAAAAAGTTGTTATTGTCGGAGTTAGAACTCAAAAAACCTCGAAATGCAATTTCGATGAGTCGATGAACGAACTCGAACGCCTAGCTGAAACTGCAGGAGGAAGAGTCATAGATAGAGTAGAGCAGACACTAAATAACCCAAATTCGGCGACTTTCGTCGGAAGTGGGAAGTTGGAATTTGTAAAAAAAGTATTAGAAGAAAATGAAGCATTCACAGTAATTTTCGATGATGACCTTAAGCCAAATCAGGCGCGAAACATAGGAAAAGTTCTAGGTAAAGATATTAAGGTCATTGATCGCAGTGGTTTAATACTAGATATATTTGCTACACGTGCCCGCACAAATGCCGCAAAGATACAGGTCGAATTGGCACAATTGGAATACTTACTCCCTAGACTGGCGGGAATGTGGGGACATTTGTCGCGACAATATGGTGGCTCTATCGGTGCACGCGGCCCCGGAGAAACACAACTCGAGATCGACAGACGCGTTGTTCGCCGACGGATAGCAACCCTTAAATTAAAACTCGAGAAGATCGAGAAGCAAAGAAGGACACAAAGAAAAGGACGCTCTAATAGTTTAAGGGTAGCAATTTTAGGTTATACGAACGCTGGAAAATCGACTTTATTGAACAAAATGACCCATGCCAATGCTTATGCTGAGGATAAACTTTTTGCTACTTTGGATCCAAGGACAAAGATATTACGCACGCCCGAATGCAAAACTGCACTTTTAACAGATACTGTCGGTTTCATCCGGAAATTACCACACCATCTGGTGGAAAGCTTCAGGAGCACACTGGCCGAAGCTAAAGAGGCTGATATTCTGATTATTGTTGCAGATGCTTTACACGAAGCTTTGGATGATCATCTTATTGTAGTTGAAAAAGAGTTGGAGCGTATGCAACTAGTCGATACGCCTAAGATATTAACAATTAATAAGATAGATTTGATTGACGAGCTTCGTTATTCTCAGCTATCTTGTAAATATCCCGAGGCCGTTTTTATTAGCGCACAAGATGGCAAAGGTCTGAATAAACTTATAGAAAAGATATTTACTCAGGATCTACACCGAGTGGTTCGGTAA